A window of the Cynocephalus volans isolate mCynVol1 chromosome 10, mCynVol1.pri, whole genome shotgun sequence genome harbors these coding sequences:
- the CTNS gene encoding cystinosin yields the protein MIRNWLIIFILSPLKLIEKCESTISLTVPPVVKLENGSSTDVSITLWHPLNATLVITFKITFRSKNITILELPDEVVVPPRVTNSSFQVTSHNVGQVTTYLQGNHSNQTGPRIRFLVIYSNIVDVICQVTGWIYFVAWSISFYPQVIENWKRKSVVGLSFDFVALNLTGFMAYSVFNIGLLWVPYIKEQFLLKSPNGVNPVDSNDVFFSLHAVVLTLIIIVQCCLYERGSQRVSWPAIGFLVLSWLFAFVTMIVAAVGATTWLQFLFCFSYIKLAVTLVKYFPQAYMNFYYKSTEGWSIGNVLLDFTGGSFSLLQMFLQSYNNDQWTLIFGDPTKFGLGIFSIFFDIVFFIQHFCLYRKKPGYDQLN from the exons ATGATAAGGAATTGGCtgattatttttatcctttcacCCCTGAAGCTCATAGAGAAATGTG AATCGACCATCAGCCTCACTGTTCCTCCCGTTGTGAAGCTGGAAAATGGCAGCTCCACTGATGTCAGCATCACCCTTTG GCATCCATTAAATGCAACCTTGGTGATcacttttaaaatcacatttcgTTCAAAAAATATTACTATACTTGAGCTCCCTGATGAA GTGGTGGTGCCTCCCAGAGTGACAAATTCCTCTTTTCAAGTGACGTCTCACAATGTTGGACAAGTTACCACTTATCTGCAAGGAAATCATTCCAACCAGACTGG CCCAAGGATACGCTTCTTGGTGATCTACAGCAACATCGTTGATGTCATATGCCAGGTGACTGGCTGGATCTACTTTGTGGCCTGGTCCATCTCATTCTACCCTCAGGTGATTGAGAACTGGAAGCGGAAAAG TGTTGTTGGTCTGAGCTTCGACTTCGTGGCCCTGAACCTGACGGGCTTCATGGCCTACAGCGTGTTCAACATCGGCCTCCTCTGGGTGCCCTACATCAAG gAGCAGTTTCTCCTCAAATCTCCCAATGGAGTGAACCCTGTGGACAGCAATGACGTCTTCTTCAGCCTGCACGCGGTCGTCCTCACTCTGATCATCATCGTGCAGTGCTGCCTGTATGAG CGAGGCAGCCAGCGTGTGTCGTGGCCTGCCATCGGCTTCCTGGTGCTCTCGTGGCTCTTTGCATTTGTCACCATGATTGTGGCTGCAGTCGGCGCGACCACGTGGCTgcagtttctcttctgcttctcctACATCAAGCTGGCTGTCACGCTGGTCAAGTATTTTCCACAG GCCTACATGAACTTTTACTACAAAAGCACCGAGGGCTGGAGCATTGGCAATGTGCTCCTGGACTTCACTGGGGGCAGCTTCAGCCTCCTGCAGATGTTCCTGCAATCCTACAACAACG ACCAGTGGACACTGATCTTCGGGGACCCAACCAAGTTTGGACTCGGCATCTTCTCCATCTTCTTCGATATTGTCTTCTTCATCCAGCACTTCTGTTTGTACAGAAAGAAACCAGGGTACGACCAGCTGAACTAG
- the TAX1BP3 gene encoding tax1-binding protein 3 encodes MSYIPGQPVTAVVQRVEIHKLRQGENLILGFSIGGGIDQDPSQNPFSEDKTDKGIYVTRVSEGGPAEIAGLQIGDKIMQVNGWDMTMVTHDQARKRLTKRSEEVVRLLVTRQSLQKAVQQSMLS; translated from the exons CAAAGAGTTGAAATTCACAAGCTGCGTCAAGGTGAGAACTTAATCCTGGGCTTCAGCATTGGAGGTGGAATTGACCAGGATCCTTCCCAGAATCCTTTCTCGGAAGATAAGACGGACAAG GGTATTTATGTCACGCGGGTGTCCGAAGGAGGCCCTGCTGAAATTGCGGGGCTGCAGATTGGAGACAAGATAATGCAG GTGAACGGCTGGGACATGACCATGGTCACACACGACCAGGCCCGGAAGCGGCTCACCAAGCGCTCGGAGGAGGTAGTGCGCCTGCTGGTGACTCGGCAGTCGCTGCAGAAGGCTGTGCAGCAGTCCATGCTGTCCTAG